The proteins below come from a single Deltaproteobacteria bacterium RIFCSPHIGHO2_02_FULL_44_16 genomic window:
- a CDS encoding ethanolamine utilization protein EutJ, whose amino-acid sequence MTLRIFKIFFLSLLTLSFFSCSKPTNEIRIGFFGPLTGSTATWGQMGKKAVDLAVEEVNAQGGLLGKQVKVIYEDDQSLPEQAKIAALKLIKQHKVSALIGEYASSRSLAAAPEAQRNKIPMVSPFSTNPKVTAVGDYIFRVCYIDPFQGSAMAHFAYDQLGVRSAAILRDIKNDYSIGLANYFIETFTKLGGKIVADHAYSEGDVEFRSQLTATKASNPQAIFIPGYYTEVGLIARQTRELGMNIPLLGGDGWDSTKTVDIGGNAANNSYFSTPFAADDPNPAGQMFIKNFQLRYALPPDGTAAVSYEAAMVLFDAIKRAGSTDGKAIRDALAATKDYDGVSGKMSLDKDRNAIKRIVIMKIEDQKLQFHSAVEPS is encoded by the coding sequence ATGACATTACGAATATTCAAAATCTTTTTTCTTTCACTTCTGACTCTTTCTTTCTTCAGTTGTTCCAAACCGACCAATGAAATTCGGATCGGATTTTTTGGACCCTTGACCGGAAGCACTGCGACGTGGGGACAGATGGGGAAAAAGGCGGTCGATCTCGCGGTCGAAGAAGTCAATGCGCAAGGTGGACTCCTCGGAAAACAAGTCAAAGTGATTTATGAAGATGATCAGAGCCTTCCAGAACAAGCCAAAATCGCAGCCCTCAAATTGATTAAACAGCATAAAGTTTCTGCACTCATCGGCGAATACGCATCATCGCGCAGTCTTGCAGCTGCTCCAGAAGCACAGCGCAATAAAATTCCGATGGTATCTCCTTTTTCCACGAATCCCAAAGTCACGGCTGTTGGCGACTACATTTTCCGCGTCTGCTACATCGATCCTTTTCAAGGATCTGCGATGGCCCACTTTGCGTATGATCAACTCGGCGTACGCAGTGCTGCTATTTTGCGCGATATTAAAAATGACTACAGTATAGGGCTTGCAAATTATTTTATCGAAACCTTTACCAAACTCGGCGGAAAAATTGTTGCGGATCATGCGTATAGCGAAGGCGATGTCGAGTTTCGTTCACAACTCACGGCAACCAAGGCGAGCAATCCCCAAGCGATTTTTATTCCAGGATATTATACTGAAGTCGGTCTCATCGCTCGTCAAACGCGTGAACTGGGAATGAATATTCCTCTTCTTGGTGGCGATGGTTGGGATTCGACAAAGACGGTCGATATCGGTGGTAATGCCGCAAATAACAGCTATTTCAGTACTCCTTTTGCTGCGGATGATCCAAACCCCGCAGGGCAAATGTTCATCAAAAATTTTCAATTACGTTACGCTCTCCCTCCTGATGGAACAGCAGCCGTCTCGTACGAAGCTGCGATGGTTCTCTTTGATGCGATCAAGCGTGCAGGATCAACCGATGGGAAAGCCATCCGCGATGCGCTTGCCGCAACAAAAGATTATGATGGTGTTTCAGGAAAAATGTCTCTTGATAAAGACCGAAACGCAATCAAACGTATTGTCATCATGAAAATCGAAGATCAAAAATTACAATTCCACAGCGCTGTTGAACCGTCGTAA
- a CDS encoding Rossman fold protein, TIGR00730 family: MKSVCIFCGSSNGANPKFLEVAKELGQLLVRENLELIYGGASIGIMTMLADTVLEAGGVVRGVIPEFMVEHEVAHHGITELHIVNNMHERKQKMQELGDAFIALPGGLGTLEEIFEMLTWSQLKLHAKPCGFLNVEGYYDKLLDFLEHMDASQFLPPNRRATIYHDTHPHALLQKLRR, from the coding sequence ATGAAAAGCGTCTGTATTTTTTGTGGATCGAGTAATGGAGCCAACCCAAAATTTCTCGAAGTCGCAAAAGAACTCGGACAACTGCTTGTTCGAGAAAACTTAGAACTCATCTATGGCGGAGCAAGTATTGGCATCATGACAATGCTTGCGGATACTGTGCTGGAAGCGGGTGGTGTTGTGCGAGGGGTGATTCCCGAATTTATGGTCGAACATGAAGTTGCACATCACGGTATTACCGAACTGCATATTGTCAACAACATGCATGAGCGGAAACAAAAGATGCAAGAACTCGGTGATGCCTTTATCGCTCTTCCTGGTGGACTTGGAACTCTGGAAGAGATTTTTGAAATGTTGACATGGTCGCAATTAAAGCTTCATGCAAAACCGTGTGGTTTTTTAAATGTAGAGGGTTATTACGATAAGCTCCTCGATTTTTTAGAACATATGGATGCATCACAATTTCTCCCTCCCAATCGACGCGCAACAATTTATCACGATACTCATCCTCATGCGTTGTTACAAAAATTGCGAAGATGA
- a CDS encoding ABC transporter permease, translated as MQIFLQQLVNGLAWGSIYGLIALGYTMVYGVLQLINFAHGDIYMIGAMAGFYLGGYAVSGTTSSLFQFILVMSGSMIICGLLGFLIERLAYRPLRAAPRLTALITAIGVSLFLQFGGQLVFGPDPKVFPEFFQTESLFRAGSVSLNNIQVIIFVVAILIALLLRFLVMNTRIGMAMRAVSFSHPASKLMGIPINRIISFTFVLGSMLAAIAGVLVGISNPKVDPLMGIMPGLKAFVAAVLGGIGNIPGALLGGLMIGVCESMVVGYFSSTYRDAIAFVILILVLLFRPQGLLGSKTVEKV; from the coding sequence TTGCAGATTTTTTTACAACAACTCGTGAATGGCCTTGCATGGGGAAGCATCTATGGTCTGATTGCTCTGGGCTACACCATGGTCTATGGCGTGTTGCAACTGATCAACTTTGCGCATGGCGATATCTATATGATCGGCGCCATGGCCGGTTTTTATCTTGGCGGCTACGCCGTTTCTGGGACAACATCATCTCTCTTTCAATTTATTTTGGTGATGAGTGGAAGCATGATCATCTGTGGGCTCCTCGGTTTTCTCATCGAACGATTGGCGTATCGTCCTCTTCGCGCTGCTCCCCGCCTGACGGCACTGATTACCGCCATTGGAGTTTCACTTTTTCTGCAATTTGGCGGTCAACTTGTTTTTGGACCAGATCCTAAAGTCTTTCCCGAATTTTTTCAGACTGAGAGTCTTTTTCGCGCTGGCTCAGTTTCACTGAACAATATCCAAGTCATTATCTTTGTCGTCGCCATTCTCATTGCTCTCCTCCTTCGTTTCCTTGTCATGAATACACGTATCGGCATGGCGATGCGCGCGGTTTCATTTTCACATCCCGCTTCGAAATTAATGGGCATTCCGATCAATCGCATTATCTCGTTCACGTTTGTGCTCGGATCGATGCTCGCTGCAATTGCCGGAGTTCTCGTCGGCATCTCCAACCCCAAAGTTGATCCCCTCATGGGGATTATGCCAGGGCTCAAAGCCTTTGTGGCTGCGGTTCTTGGAGGAATTGGAAATATTCCTGGCGCTTTACTCGGCGGCCTTATGATTGGAGTGTGTGAATCGATGGTCGTCGGATATTTTTCATCCACGTATCGAGACGCGATCGCTTTTGTGATTTTAATTTTAGTTCTCCTCTTTCGGCCCCAAGGTCTTCTCGGCTCCAAAACTGTGGAGAAGGTTTAA
- a CDS encoding aconitate hydratase 1 — protein MRRLNFKKELAPMKNSFSTKKAIDISRKQYHYFSLPELEKKLGISLQCMPYSHRILLENLLRHEDGEAVRKQDIETFLHYDPKTESNDEIQFTPARVLLQDFTGVPVVVDLAAMREGMREKRGDPQKINPLQPVDLVIDHSVQVDVYGTPDALKQNALMEFQRNKERYEFLKWGQKAFSNFSVVPPATGICHQVNLEYLSHVAMTNDTQKNGAAIFPDTLVGTDSHTPMINALGVVGWGVGGIEAEAAMLGQPISMLIPQVIGVKLTGRLAPVATATDLVLTVTQMLRKYGVVGKFVEFFGPGVQHLGIADRATIGNMSPEYGATIGIFPVDAVTIEYLKSTGRTERAERAQLYFKAQGLWYDASTPDANYTDVLTLDLASVEPSVAGPSKPHDRVALSNVRHSFRSFVAGRFKNELANMKASVEAWVANGGTHVAPGHNETEVPQELGLLGASVSVKDPKGNQYKLTHGSIVIAAITSCTNTSNPHLMIGSALLARNALRKGLQAPAWVKTSFAPGSKAVTDYIKEAGLTTYLDQLGFNLVGYGCTTCIGNSGPLPDHIQKAIDDGKLATASVLSGNRNFEARIHSSVLANYLASPPLVVAYALAGNINVNLTNEPLGQEKSGTPVYLKDIWPDPKEVDALVKKHVTAKQFTKAYGDVFTGDELWRATKVPEKETYEWNATSTYIQKPPFLEKRFQDENRAKEIKAARILGIFGDFITTDHISPAGAISPTSPAGTYLLSHGITVEEFNSYGSRRGNHEVMMRGTFANVRIKNNILAREGGYTLLYPEGKEMTFYEAAMEYEKRSNPLVVFGGKMYGSGSSRDWAAKGPRLLGVRAVIAESFERIHRSNLIGMGILPLELPQGTTVDALKLTGNEEVDIEALDTLRPKAPIKIRIRGKGATKEITCNVRIDTPNELHYFKAGGILPYVLNRLANA, from the coding sequence ATGAGACGGCTGAACTTCAAAAAGGAACTTGCACCCATGAAAAATTCTTTTTCGACAAAAAAAGCAATCGATATTTCGAGGAAACAGTATCACTATTTTTCCCTTCCAGAACTTGAAAAGAAATTGGGCATCTCGTTACAATGCATGCCCTACTCGCATCGGATCCTTCTTGAAAATTTGCTTCGTCATGAAGATGGTGAAGCGGTTCGAAAACAAGATATTGAAACGTTTCTTCACTACGATCCCAAAACAGAATCCAATGATGAAATTCAGTTCACACCTGCTCGCGTACTTCTGCAAGATTTTACTGGAGTCCCTGTAGTCGTCGATCTTGCAGCGATGCGTGAAGGGATGCGCGAGAAAAGAGGAGACCCGCAAAAAATTAATCCGCTGCAACCCGTTGATCTTGTCATCGATCATTCGGTGCAAGTCGACGTGTATGGAACACCCGACGCGCTCAAGCAAAACGCTCTGATGGAGTTTCAGCGCAACAAAGAGCGTTATGAATTTTTGAAATGGGGACAAAAAGCTTTTTCGAATTTTAGTGTGGTTCCTCCAGCAACGGGCATCTGTCATCAAGTCAACTTAGAATATCTTTCCCACGTCGCGATGACAAACGATACCCAGAAAAACGGCGCAGCCATTTTTCCGGACACGCTGGTGGGGACTGATTCGCACACCCCGATGATCAATGCGCTCGGTGTTGTCGGCTGGGGAGTGGGCGGGATTGAAGCTGAAGCAGCGATGCTCGGTCAACCGATCTCAATGCTCATTCCACAAGTGATTGGAGTAAAACTTACAGGCCGGCTAGCGCCGGTTGCTACTGCCACAGACCTCGTGCTTACGGTCACGCAGATGCTTCGCAAATATGGTGTCGTCGGAAAATTTGTCGAATTTTTTGGGCCTGGCGTGCAGCACTTAGGTATTGCTGATCGTGCGACGATTGGAAATATGTCTCCTGAATATGGTGCGACGATTGGTATTTTTCCAGTCGATGCGGTCACGATTGAATATTTAAAATCAACCGGGCGAACAGAACGAGCTGAACGAGCGCAACTCTATTTCAAGGCGCAAGGACTTTGGTACGATGCATCGACACCAGATGCCAACTACACCGATGTGTTAACACTCGATCTCGCAAGTGTAGAGCCGAGCGTGGCAGGACCCTCGAAACCACATGATCGTGTCGCACTTTCCAATGTCCGTCACTCTTTTCGTTCGTTTGTTGCGGGACGTTTTAAAAACGAACTTGCAAACATGAAAGCATCCGTCGAGGCGTGGGTCGCCAATGGCGGCACACACGTCGCGCCGGGGCACAACGAAACAGAAGTTCCTCAAGAGCTGGGGCTTCTTGGTGCGTCCGTGTCTGTCAAAGATCCGAAAGGGAATCAGTACAAGCTGACGCACGGTTCGATTGTGATTGCTGCGATCACATCGTGTACGAACACTTCGAATCCGCATTTGATGATCGGCTCTGCTCTGCTCGCACGTAACGCGCTTAGAAAAGGGCTGCAAGCCCCTGCTTGGGTAAAAACAAGTTTTGCGCCGGGGTCCAAAGCCGTGACCGACTATATAAAGGAAGCAGGACTTACCACATATCTCGATCAACTCGGTTTCAATCTCGTCGGTTACGGATGCACGACCTGCATTGGCAACAGCGGTCCTCTTCCAGATCATATTCAAAAAGCGATCGATGACGGAAAACTTGCAACCGCATCAGTGCTTTCGGGAAATCGAAACTTTGAAGCGCGCATTCACTCAAGCGTGCTCGCCAATTATTTAGCTTCGCCACCTCTCGTTGTTGCTTATGCGCTCGCAGGGAATATTAATGTCAATCTCACCAACGAACCTTTAGGACAAGAGAAGAGTGGAACTCCTGTCTATCTCAAAGATATTTGGCCTGATCCCAAAGAGGTCGATGCTCTCGTCAAAAAACATGTGACAGCGAAACAATTCACCAAAGCTTACGGCGATGTTTTTACCGGTGACGAACTCTGGCGCGCAACAAAAGTTCCAGAGAAAGAGACATACGAATGGAATGCAACGTCGACTTATATCCAAAAACCTCCATTTCTTGAGAAACGTTTTCAAGATGAAAACAGAGCAAAAGAGATTAAAGCTGCACGCATCCTCGGCATCTTCGGCGATTTCATTACGACTGATCACATCAGTCCTGCAGGAGCCATCTCACCGACATCTCCTGCTGGAACCTATTTGCTGTCGCACGGTATAACAGTAGAAGAGTTCAATTCTTACGGATCGCGTCGTGGCAATCATGAAGTGATGATGCGTGGAACGTTTGCGAATGTTCGCATCAAAAATAATATACTTGCTCGCGAAGGGGGGTACACCCTTCTCTATCCCGAAGGAAAAGAGATGACCTTCTATGAAGCAGCCATGGAATATGAAAAGCGTAGTAATCCACTCGTTGTCTTTGGTGGCAAAATGTATGGAAGTGGATCGTCGCGCGATTGGGCTGCGAAAGGTCCGAGACTTCTCGGAGTGCGCGCTGTTATTGCTGAGAGTTTCGAACGCATTCATCGATCCAATCTCATCGGCATGGGGATTCTTCCACTTGAGCTTCCACAAGGAACAACAGTTGATGCTTTGAAATTAACAGGAAACGAAGAGGTCGATATTGAAGCGCTCGATACACTGAGACCGAAAGCTCCGATAAAGATTCGAATTCGTGGCAAGGGAGCAACAAAAGAAATCACGTGCAACGTGCGGATCGATACTCCGAATGAACTTCACTACTTCAAAGCCGGCGGGATCTTACCGTATGTCTTGAATCGCCTCGCGAATGCATAA
- a CDS encoding permease, translating into MQSLLLIAIGIVVGIMSGLCGIGGGILVVPALIYFFHYTQHEAQGTSLAMLLPPIGLLAVWRYWQAGHVKFIPALLLASAFAIGAFVGAHFAVSIPQTAMRRLFGAMVTVIGLYMTLRK; encoded by the coding sequence ATGCAATCTCTTCTTCTTATTGCCATCGGCATCGTCGTTGGCATCATGAGTGGTCTATGCGGCATTGGTGGTGGAATTCTGGTGGTTCCGGCACTCATCTATTTTTTTCACTACACCCAACATGAAGCGCAAGGGACGTCACTTGCGATGCTTCTTCCTCCGATTGGATTGCTCGCTGTATGGCGCTACTGGCAAGCAGGCCATGTGAAGTTTATTCCTGCACTGCTCCTTGCATCAGCTTTTGCCATTGGAGCTTTTGTTGGCGCTCACTTTGCTGTGAGCATTCCGCAAACAGCCATGCGACGTCTCTTCGGAGCCATGGTCACTGTCATTGGTCTTTATATGACACTTCGCAAATAA
- a CDS encoding ATPase, with protein MKFQRILNLLDLLGKKSFFLFGPRSTGKTYLLREQLEKEAHIIDLLKGELFLRLSSNPTELESLIQQKKKRIVVIDEIQKIPALLDEVHRLIESKHVRFLLTGSSARKLKRGHVNLLAGRAWTAQLFPLCFPEIPSFRLDHYLRYGGLPHVFASDEPEEELDAYVQTYLKEEILAEGLIRRLPPFSRFLRSAALSNAQELNFTQIGSDAQIPPSTVREYYSLLEDTLVGFLLEPWTSSKKRKAVQTAKFYFFDPGVTHTLAGTKSLDRNSNLYGTSFEQFIGMELRAHLSYRRTKDSFSFWRSTHGFEVDFLIADHTAIEVKATSKVSPHHMKGLNALQEENVFKHFYLVTQDRIETEKENIISLHWETFLQKLWGDELF; from the coding sequence ATGAAATTCCAGCGAATCCTTAACTTATTGGATTTATTAGGAAAAAAATCATTCTTCCTTTTTGGGCCTCGTTCAACAGGAAAAACCTATCTTCTTCGTGAGCAGCTTGAAAAAGAAGCGCACATCATTGATTTACTCAAGGGAGAACTCTTTCTGCGTTTGTCTTCCAATCCCACTGAACTTGAATCGCTCATTCAACAGAAAAAAAAGAGAATCGTTGTCATCGATGAAATTCAAAAGATACCAGCACTGCTCGATGAAGTTCATCGATTGATCGAATCAAAACATGTTCGTTTTCTTTTGACAGGAAGTAGCGCTCGAAAACTCAAACGAGGGCATGTCAATCTCCTGGCAGGGAGAGCCTGGACTGCACAACTTTTCCCTCTTTGTTTTCCGGAAATTCCTTCTTTTCGATTGGATCATTATCTTCGCTATGGAGGGTTGCCCCATGTTTTCGCAAGTGATGAGCCTGAAGAAGAACTCGATGCCTATGTGCAGACCTATCTCAAAGAGGAAATTCTCGCCGAAGGTTTGATTCGAAGGCTTCCGCCTTTTTCAAGGTTTCTCAGAAGCGCAGCTCTGTCAAATGCGCAGGAACTTAATTTTACGCAGATTGGAAGCGATGCGCAGATTCCTCCTTCAACCGTTCGGGAATATTATTCGCTTCTCGAGGATACGCTCGTTGGTTTTCTTTTGGAACCCTGGACGTCTTCGAAAAAAAGAAAAGCGGTGCAAACCGCAAAATTTTATTTTTTCGATCCTGGTGTGACGCATACACTTGCAGGAACCAAATCACTTGATCGAAATTCAAATTTATATGGAACAAGTTTTGAACAGTTTATTGGTATGGAACTTCGGGCACACTTAAGCTATCGACGAACGAAAGATTCGTTTTCTTTTTGGCGCTCTACCCATGGTTTCGAAGTCGATTTTCTCATTGCAGATCATACGGCGATTGAGGTCAAGGCAACGAGCAAAGTTTCGCCTCATCATATGAAGGGTCTCAATGCGTTGCAGGAGGAAAATGTCTTCAAGCATTTTTATCTTGTCACGCAGGATCGCATCGAAACCGAAAAAGAAAATATTATCTCTTTGCATTGGGAAACATTTCTCCAAAAACTTTGGGGAGATGAACTTTTCTAA
- a CDS encoding DUF2283 domain-containing protein, with translation MESKLIKVWFDPEGDFLEVIFENKPGFFKETDNDLVMEKIDEDGNILGFSVQQVSSIKKKPLEATLQVA, from the coding sequence ATGGAAAGCAAATTAATAAAAGTTTGGTTTGATCCTGAAGGAGATTTTTTAGAGGTTATCTTTGAAAATAAACCTGGTTTTTTTAAAGAGACAGATAACGATTTGGTTATGGAAAAAATAGATGAAGATGGAAACATCTTGGGCTTTTCGGTTCAACAAGTAAGTTCCATCAAGAAAAAACCTCTAGAAGCTACGCTACAAGTAGCTTAG